A single region of the Phycisphaerae bacterium genome encodes:
- the tssI gene encoding type VI secretion system tip protein VgrG, with amino-acid sequence MNQKYLVTTVSHQGKQAITRTTSGAGERGGALNVRIHEALVAARTHEIPAVRELAEGLLMIAGKINAGDPTANRGLSAWLYHGGQVVRESATVAMAQGANPLEFLSPPNLLSEIAMTAIVDFESSLYQCRFECIPATVEFRPPRITPWPIVRGAQTARVVGPESEEIHCDEYGRVKVQFHWDTMGFEGGEAKRFGADSSCWIRVSQGAAGGQYGMMFIPRVGQEVIVDFLEGNPDYPVIVGRVFNKDHMPPYALPDHKTRSVIKTHTSKGGGGCNEIRFEDLKDKEQLFIQAQRQMDLRVKASHFHTVGGAYHLRVGDELREFVNKSKHVHIKEHLYTWVEGEEHRAIQGLQAIEVQGTRSVYVKDSAMDLFGADHKMEVTGTLEVAADKILLDAPGGIEIKSGGSSITLSSSGVHIVGSMVYINSGSGPAVSPASASGMSPTAAEDPTAADKSNPGKDTRYTAPGVTPPVQPSLPDVPGEPFEPEQPTPVETSWIEIELVDEAERPVAGERYEIITPDGKKREGVTDANGRARISSIQPGNCQIKFPRLDSDAWIKHP; translated from the coding sequence ATGAATCAGAAATACCTCGTCACGACAGTATCCCACCAAGGAAAGCAGGCGATCACCCGCACGACGTCAGGCGCTGGCGAACGGGGCGGCGCGCTGAATGTGCGAATCCACGAAGCGCTCGTCGCCGCCCGAACGCACGAGATTCCGGCCGTCAGGGAACTGGCCGAAGGTTTGCTGATGATCGCCGGCAAGATCAACGCCGGTGATCCGACGGCCAACCGCGGCCTTTCCGCATGGCTCTATCATGGCGGCCAGGTGGTTCGAGAATCCGCGACCGTAGCGATGGCACAGGGCGCCAATCCACTGGAATTTCTGTCACCGCCGAATCTGCTCTCGGAGATCGCGATGACAGCCATCGTGGACTTCGAGTCATCGCTCTATCAATGCCGGTTTGAGTGCATTCCCGCAACGGTGGAGTTCCGCCCGCCGCGCATTACACCCTGGCCCATCGTTCGCGGCGCTCAGACAGCGCGGGTTGTCGGTCCGGAGAGCGAGGAGATTCACTGCGACGAGTACGGCCGCGTCAAAGTCCAGTTTCACTGGGACACGATGGGCTTCGAGGGCGGTGAGGCGAAGCGGTTTGGGGCGGATTCATCCTGCTGGATTCGCGTCAGTCAGGGCGCGGCCGGTGGCCAGTACGGAATGATGTTTATTCCGCGTGTCGGGCAGGAGGTCATCGTCGACTTTCTGGAGGGTAATCCAGACTATCCGGTCATCGTCGGCCGAGTATTCAACAAAGACCACATGCCTCCGTACGCGCTGCCCGATCATAAGACGCGGAGTGTCATCAAGACGCACACCAGCAAGGGCGGTGGCGGATGCAATGAAATACGCTTTGAGGACCTCAAGGACAAGGAGCAGTTGTTCATTCAGGCGCAGCGACAAATGGACCTGCGCGTCAAGGCGAGCCACTTCCACACCGTGGGCGGCGCATACCATCTGCGAGTCGGGGACGAACTCCGCGAATTCGTCAACAAGTCGAAGCACGTTCATATCAAAGAGCACCTGTACACCTGGGTTGAAGGCGAAGAACATCGCGCAATCCAGGGGCTTCAGGCGATCGAAGTGCAGGGTACGAGGTCGGTCTACGTCAAAGATTCGGCGATGGATCTGTTCGGCGCCGACCACAAGATGGAAGTGACCGGCACGCTCGAGGTCGCCGCTGACAAGATTCTGCTCGATGCCCCGGGTGGAATTGAGATCAAGTCGGGCGGCAGCAGCATCACGCTGAGTTCCAGCGGCGTACACATTGTCGGATCAATGGTCTATATCAACAGCGGGTCCGGTCCTGCTGTCTCGCCAGCCAGCGCTTCCGGCATGAGTCCGACTGCGGCGGAGGATCCCACGGCCGCCGATAAGTCCAACCCCGGCAAAGACACGCGATATACCGCTCCAGGTGTGACGCCACCGGTGCAGCCCAGTCTACCTGACGTGCCGGGCGAACCCTTCGAACCGGAGCAACCGACTCCCGTCGAGACGTCCTGGATCGAAATCGAACTGGTGGACGAAGCCGAACGTCCGGTCGCGGGCGAGCGGTACGAAATCATCACGCCCGATGGCAAAAAACGCGAAGGTGTGACCGACGCCAATGGGCGTGCGCGAATCAGCAGCATTCAGCCCGGGAACTGCCAGATCAAATTCCCGCGGTTGGATTCCGACGCGTGGATCAAACACCCGTAG
- a CDS encoding PAAR domain-containing protein: MASPDEMASYYEGHPDPDDSTTWGGAENFDDAKSNFESAKGPAPTPSPVAGPPSPGAGMPAARVGDQCAHGGAIVGPGAPTVLIGNMPAVRAMAASDTALCPMFDGVVPHVSGVILKGSNSVLIANFPAARVADPIGPPAKCAGNQIAKGCDTVLIGDSGGGGGGGGGGGGDGFSGGGGGEEEAEQAQEETSQTQSEYTESQPAEDPPGESTQNVAQGTHWLEIEMVDEAEQPVVGERYEVTLPNSKIVKGGLDSRGMVRFQGIKDPGACRIQFPNLDLAAWERWRPMPPQTEAPEGAPAPAPPLLGEEEEGPVEAGPDARNGKWRIVRQGECISSIARETGHFWTTIWDHGSNTELKRRRSNPNALLPGDAVFVPDKRPREESGNVDQRHKFRRKGEPTWFKVQLLQDGDPRANEEYKLDVDGKPKDGTTDDQGRVKVPIRGDSRRIILRIGSDTYRFTLGVINPLNDIAGIQMRLANLGFPPGRIDGIMGPKTLAALNQFRQSVGLPPSSELDDATIQKLNEAHDAMKFNAIKRAESEPKIVDDMPGTAVGDEESPQGNSDAEGGAGA, from the coding sequence ATGGCATCACCGGACGAAATGGCATCCTATTACGAGGGGCATCCCGATCCCGACGACTCCACAACCTGGGGCGGAGCCGAGAACTTCGACGATGCCAAGTCCAATTTCGAGTCAGCCAAGGGACCGGCGCCGACACCCTCACCGGTGGCCGGTCCTCCGTCCCCCGGCGCCGGCATGCCCGCGGCGCGCGTCGGCGATCAGTGCGCCCACGGTGGAGCAATCGTTGGTCCCGGCGCGCCGACGGTCCTGATCGGGAATATGCCGGCCGTTCGCGCCATGGCGGCGAGTGACACAGCGTTGTGTCCGATGTTCGACGGCGTGGTGCCGCACGTTTCCGGCGTTATCCTCAAGGGCAGCAATTCAGTTCTCATTGCCAATTTTCCGGCAGCGCGTGTCGCCGATCCGATCGGTCCTCCCGCCAAGTGTGCCGGTAATCAGATCGCGAAAGGATGCGACACCGTTTTAATCGGCGATTCGGGCGGCGGGGGGGGTGGCGGCGGCGGCGGGGGGGGTGATGGATTCAGCGGTGGCGGCGGCGGAGAGGAAGAAGCCGAACAGGCACAGGAAGAAACCTCACAGACGCAATCGGAATACACTGAGAGTCAGCCTGCGGAAGATCCGCCGGGAGAATCCACGCAAAATGTCGCGCAAGGCACGCACTGGCTCGAAATCGAGATGGTTGATGAGGCGGAACAGCCTGTGGTCGGAGAGCGCTACGAAGTCACACTGCCGAACAGTAAGATCGTGAAAGGGGGACTAGACTCGCGCGGCATGGTTCGTTTTCAGGGAATCAAGGACCCCGGCGCCTGTCGTATTCAATTTCCAAATCTGGATCTGGCTGCTTGGGAGCGATGGCGGCCGATGCCGCCTCAGACCGAAGCGCCAGAGGGTGCGCCCGCGCCTGCGCCTCCCTTATTAGGCGAAGAGGAAGAAGGCCCCGTGGAGGCTGGCCCGGATGCCCGCAATGGGAAGTGGCGTATCGTGAGGCAGGGCGAGTGCATTTCGAGCATCGCACGCGAAACGGGCCATTTCTGGACGACGATCTGGGACCACGGTTCAAACACCGAACTGAAGCGTCGCCGGAGCAATCCCAATGCGCTGTTACCGGGAGATGCAGTCTTCGTTCCGGATAAGCGACCACGAGAAGAATCAGGCAACGTCGATCAGCGTCATAAATTCCGTCGCAAGGGCGAACCGACATGGTTCAAGGTTCAACTTTTGCAGGACGGTGATCCGCGAGCCAACGAAGAATACAAGCTCGACGTGGATGGAAAGCCGAAAGACGGCACCACCGACGACCAGGGCCGCGTGAAGGTGCCAATACGCGGCGATTCGCGACGAATTATCCTGAGAATCGGATCAGATACTTACCGATTCACGCTGGGCGTGATAAATCCTTTGAATGACATCGCCGGCATTCAGATGCGCCTTGCGAATCTCGGATTTCCGCCGGGTCGCATTGATGGCATTATGGGCCCCAAGACACTCGCGGCTTTGAACCAGTTTCGACAATCGGTTGGATTGCCGCCATCGTCTGAATTGGATGATGCCACGATCCAGAAACTCAATGAAGCCCACGACGCCATGAAATTCAACGCGATTAAACGCGCGGAGAGCGAACCAAAGATCGTTGACGACATGCCGGGAACGGCTGTGGGTGACGAAGAGTCGCCACAAGGTAATAGTGATGCGGAAGGGGGAGCCGGGGCCTGA
- a CDS encoding type VI secretion system contractile sheath large subunit encodes MSDDAMKFDVEVDFPMPGGLKISTEKPYRILVVGDFAGSDKGTVTGAMAGGGVEINSTNFDEILGDARPSVSFTLADPVAGGNQLAEAGIRVASIRDFDPIAMAGQINATASLFEIREKLVGRLMGKLSGEQLAQSVSAAIASDSRLSWLSEWLKAAPAAKPADPATVNKLLDGLDLGDSAAAPSTGGPRSAIGAAVAGAAGASGIPAEESAAVRRTLNEVDRIISAWLNTVLHSAEVQPMEAIWRSIAFLVRHIDFRKNVRLQLLHAHRHDLTTRFTSKVIDPVFDDGADAPDLVILASSFGNTSSDMEVLDEMAQHAASLPAVILAPVSPAFFGVKHAWQVPTLPALVNMFDQWQFAKWKGLREQTYARLLGVVFGRGLLRQPHGRDDLKDLEFSFKEDASLESSFLWAEGVFAAALTIARSVTESGWPSGMSGYVRGQVDGFASAMGGKDGKKKYGPSDLQMVQSKIEEIGGAGINVVVGAKDQEFVHFWNGVSAARPGSADISGVLEVSLPYQLFAARLSGLLFDLKPSLSAKSEDQVASIVKGHVQNWLQLPDDLAAQLINVQVRPAEKDPSSLELALTTTPPPTILPGGVPVVLGYRIAR; translated from the coding sequence ATGTCTGATGACGCAATGAAGTTTGATGTCGAAGTGGATTTTCCGATGCCCGGCGGTCTGAAAATCTCCACCGAAAAACCATATCGAATCCTCGTCGTCGGCGATTTTGCCGGCAGTGACAAAGGCACAGTCACAGGCGCAATGGCCGGCGGCGGCGTCGAGATCAACAGTACGAATTTCGATGAAATTCTTGGGGATGCACGGCCATCCGTCAGCTTCACCTTAGCCGACCCGGTAGCGGGCGGGAATCAGTTGGCCGAAGCGGGAATCCGCGTTGCTTCGATCAGGGATTTCGATCCGATCGCGATGGCGGGGCAGATCAATGCGACGGCCAGCCTGTTCGAAATTCGGGAGAAGCTGGTCGGCCGTCTTATGGGCAAGCTCAGCGGCGAGCAGCTCGCGCAGTCGGTCAGCGCCGCGATCGCATCCGATTCGCGACTGTCCTGGCTATCCGAATGGCTCAAGGCCGCGCCCGCTGCCAAGCCTGCTGATCCCGCCACGGTCAATAAGCTGCTTGACGGTCTGGATCTCGGTGACAGCGCCGCAGCGCCATCCACGGGCGGCCCACGGAGCGCAATCGGCGCAGCGGTGGCAGGTGCGGCGGGCGCAAGCGGAATTCCTGCGGAGGAGTCCGCGGCCGTCCGGCGAACGCTGAATGAAGTGGACCGGATCATCTCGGCGTGGTTGAACACGGTCCTCCATAGCGCCGAAGTGCAGCCGATGGAAGCAATCTGGCGCTCGATCGCCTTCCTGGTCAGGCATATTGATTTCCGCAAGAACGTGCGCCTGCAATTGTTGCACGCCCATCGACACGATCTGACAACTCGATTCACTTCGAAGGTGATCGATCCGGTATTCGACGATGGCGCCGACGCGCCCGACCTGGTCATTCTCGCATCCTCCTTCGGAAACACATCGTCTGACATGGAAGTGCTCGACGAGATGGCCCAGCATGCCGCGAGTCTGCCTGCCGTAATCCTCGCGCCGGTTTCCCCGGCCTTCTTCGGCGTAAAGCATGCGTGGCAGGTGCCGACTTTGCCCGCCCTCGTCAACATGTTTGATCAGTGGCAATTTGCAAAATGGAAGGGCCTTCGAGAACAAACCTACGCAAGGCTCCTCGGCGTCGTATTCGGCCGTGGCTTGCTGCGACAACCTCACGGTCGCGACGATCTAAAGGATCTGGAATTCTCTTTCAAGGAAGATGCCTCCCTCGAGTCGTCATTCCTCTGGGCTGAGGGCGTGTTTGCCGCCGCGCTCACCATCGCGCGGAGCGTGACGGAATCGGGTTGGCCGTCCGGCATGTCGGGCTATGTGCGCGGTCAGGTCGACGGATTTGCTTCTGCGATGGGAGGCAAGGACGGCAAGAAAAAGTATGGTCCGTCGGACCTGCAAATGGTTCAATCCAAGATCGAGGAAATCGGCGGTGCGGGTATCAATGTCGTCGTGGGGGCGAAAGATCAGGAATTTGTTCACTTCTGGAACGGTGTCAGCGCGGCACGCCCGGGTTCAGCCGATATCAGCGGCGTCCTCGAGGTGAGTCTGCCATACCAGCTGTTTGCGGCCAGATTGTCGGGCCTGTTGTTTGATCTCAAGCCGAGTCTGTCCGCCAAGAGTGAGGATCAGGTTGCCTCCATTGTTAAGGGACATGTGCAGAACTGGTTGCAACTCCCGGATGATCTCGCCGCGCAATTGATCAATGTGCAGGTACGCCCGGCGGAGAAGGACCCTTCCTCGCTGGAATTGGCCCTGACGACAACGCCACCACCGACTATTCTGCCGGGTGGAGTGCCGGTCGTGCTGGGATATCGCATCGCGCGGTAG
- a CDS encoding ADP-ribose-binding protein, which translates to MLEKECNLWIEQAEYRCIPSSGATTPEGTAILDFGVGIEAVKRFAGIDVDLGHLIKSRGNHVHLIRPGLLSFPVQQYAWAGPNLQIIERSAKQLAAIVGEAKTLLPRPGCLPGQLNWEDVRKVLEFLPDNVIVIRHI; encoded by the coding sequence ATGCTCGAAAAGGAATGCAATCTCTGGATTGAACAAGCGGAGTACCGTTGCATTCCGTCGTCCGGCGCAACGACTCCGGAAGGCACCGCCATTCTCGACTTCGGCGTCGGAATTGAAGCCGTCAAGCGATTCGCCGGCATCGATGTCGACCTCGGTCATCTCATCAAGTCGCGAGGCAATCATGTTCACTTGATTCGCCCTGGTCTGCTCTCGTTTCCGGTCCAGCAATACGCGTGGGCCGGGCCGAATCTCCAGATCATCGAGCGCAGCGCCAAGCAACTGGCAGCGATCGTCGGCGAAGCCAAGACTCTGTTGCCGCGTCCCGGATGTCTGCCCGGCCAGTTGAACTGGGAGGACGTGAGAAAGGTGCTGGAGTTCCTGCCTGACAACGTCATCGTCATCCGGCACATCTAA